The following coding sequences lie in one Gemmatimonadota bacterium genomic window:
- a CDS encoding alpha/beta hydrolase-fold protein — translation MRALTLLALLLLPTPLLGQGRYQEAVQIGTVDSIWSASLEEQRPFLVYTPPSYGDAELTPQQYPVLYLLDGNAHFHSVSGLIQILGTGVNGTFVIPEMIVVAIPNTDRTRDLTPTHTTLGFDGTPAPGFETSGGNDAFFRFLKDELIPHIDSRYRTLPYRVFVGHSLGGITAINALYSIPETFNAYVAIDPSLWWDNSTLLHQAKAYFSTARLDGKALYVAQANTIQPDDSITNPHFSAITQFDAVLSTYNESGLRYAFHYYKEDDHGSVPLISEYDALRFIFDGYKVPLQRVLAQPTLLTEHFRNVSARLGQNFQPSERMFALLAQVAVAQDTANALEFGRMRVQLYPQSSPAHEGLADLLAAQGQTDAARQHYEHALARSPDSERVQKKLRELGR, via the coding sequence ATGCGTGCGCTGACCCTGCTGGCCCTGCTTCTCCTCCCTACGCCGCTGCTGGGTCAAGGGCGCTATCAGGAGGCCGTCCAGATTGGCACCGTGGACTCGATCTGGTCCGCCTCCCTGGAGGAACAACGGCCTTTCCTGGTCTACACCCCGCCCTCTTACGGCGACGCGGAGCTCACGCCCCAACAGTATCCTGTCCTGTATCTGCTGGACGGAAATGCCCACTTCCACTCGGTCAGTGGCCTCATCCAGATCCTGGGCACCGGCGTGAACGGCACGTTCGTGATCCCCGAGATGATCGTGGTGGCGATCCCGAATACCGACCGCACACGGGACCTGACACCCACGCACACCACCCTGGGCTTCGACGGCACTCCCGCACCCGGCTTCGAGACCAGTGGTGGGAACGACGCGTTCTTCCGCTTCCTGAAGGACGAGCTGATCCCCCACATCGACTCGCGCTACCGCACGCTGCCGTACCGCGTGTTCGTGGGGCATTCGTTGGGAGGCATCACGGCCATCAATGCGCTGTACTCGATTCCCGAGACGTTCAACGCCTATGTGGCCATCGACCCGAGTCTGTGGTGGGACAACAGCACGCTGCTCCACCAGGCCAAAGCGTACTTCAGCACCGCACGGCTGGACGGAAAGGCGCTCTACGTAGCGCAGGCCAATACCATTCAGCCGGACGACTCCATCACCAATCCCCACTTCTCCGCCATCACCCAGTTCGATGCCGTGCTGAGTACCTACAACGAGAGTGGGCTGCGCTACGCCTTCCACTACTACAAGGAAGACGACCACGGGTCGGTGCCACTGATCTCGGAGTATGATGCGCTGCGCTTCATCTTCGATGGCTACAAGGTGCCCCTCCAGCGCGTTCTGGCGCAGCCGACGCTGTTGACGGAGCACTTCCGGAACGTGTCAGCGCGCTTGGGCCAGAACTTCCAACCCTCCGAGCGCATGTTCGCGCTCCTGGCCCAGGTGGCGGTCGCTCAGGATACGGCCAACGCCCTGGAGTTCGGACGCATGCGCGTGCAACTCTACCCACAGAGCTCTCCCGCCCATGAAGGGTTGGCTGATCTGCTCGCTGCGCAAGGCCAGACGGACGCGGCGCGCCAGCACTACGAGCACGCGTTGGCGCGAAGTCCGGACAGTGAGCGCGTGCAGAAGAAGCTCAGGGAGCTGGGGCGGTGA